GCTAGAACGGCTAGCCTATCTTCTTTCATCAAGCGCCTCTTCCCTCCTGTTTAAACAAAAGGATTTAAACATACTATAATTATGGCCGGTTGATGTCAGCCCTTGACAAGTTCAACGAGCGAATGAAGGGGGTGCGCCAATCAAAGTTGGCCATTCCCCTGGGTTTAATTCTCGCCCTCATCGTTACGGTGTCCCTGACCCTGATATCGTACCTCTGGGTGTCACAGATACTCTGCTTTCTGCCCATGGTGGTGGCATTGCTGGCCTATGGGATCCCGACCTATTTCGGTCTGAAGGACCGGAAAAAGTTGGCCATATTCGGATTAGGGCTGTTCCTGGTCATCGGGTTATCTCTGGGGGCAGCGCTATACGCCACCATCGACAACTTCGAACCAACACCGCTGAGCTCGGATGACAACTCTCTGATAGCTGGGTCCGTCACTCCAGTGAAAGGGATTCCAGGTGATGCATTCAACTTCACCGTCACCCTGACCTCAACGTCTGGCGATCCGGACGTAAGGGTGATTCTCATCAACAATTGGGGAGATGGCACCAGTGATCGTAATCTCAGCATGTCCCTCCTGTCCAACACAAGTGCAGGTTCGGTCTATTACCTAACCTTGAACGACATGGAAGAGGGCGTCTACTACTACAACTTCATTCTGGAGAACGATACTGCCAGCGTCACCACTACACAATCGTTCGGACCGGTGAACGCCGATATGGGCAAGGTGTTCAGCAACTCCATGATTTCCGGGGTCATGGTCTCCTTCCTCAACATCGCGGTGCTGTTCTACATCCTGGTGCTGCTGACCTGGTGGATGGACCGCTCCAAGAAGAAGATCTTCGAGATGGAGCAGAAGCGCGGCAAGCCCAAGG
This genomic window from Methanomassiliicoccales archaeon contains:
- a CDS encoding zinc ribbon domain-containing protein; the protein is MSALDKFNERMKGVRQSKLAIPLGLILALIVTVSLTLISYLWVSQILCFLPMVVALLAYGIPTYFGLKDRKKLAIFGLGLFLVIGLSLGAALYATIDNFEPTPLSSDDNSLIAGSVTPVKGIPGDAFNFTVTLTSTSGDPDVRVILINNWGDGTSDRNLSMSLLSNTSAGSVYYLTLNDMEEGVYYYNFILENDTASVTTTQSFGPVNADMGKVFSNSMISGVMVSFLNIAVLFYILVLLTWWMDRSKKKIFEMEQKRGKPKEKKAVDEKFVCSDCGADVPADSDKCPGCGAKFDDDEIICPQCSSKLLKTDTKCWNCGRKL